The Populus nigra chromosome 19, ddPopNigr1.1, whole genome shotgun sequence genome includes a window with the following:
- the LOC133679691 gene encoding protein NUCLEAR FUSION DEFECTIVE 4-like, protein MGYLQTSSTSFKATKWLGFVTAVWVQAISGNNYTFSNYSDALKTLMNLTQLELNNLSVAKDVGKAFGLLAGLASDRLPTPVILLIGSIEGLIGYGTQWLVVSRRIQPLSYWQMCIFLCLGGNSTTWMNTAVLVTCIRNFRRNRGPVSGILKGYVGLSTAIFTDLCAALFADDPAKFLIMLAIIPFAVCLTAIVFLRETPPAATIEEEKEESKYFNLFNVVAVIVAVYLLAYSFIPNPSHVLSSVFSLILLVLLASPLAVPAHAFINSWNLNRFKNQEDVERQIQEPLLREDKTQEKIQEKTAEEAAKAVVERTRAVEEEKAVEVVKRRPVIGEDHTVFEAMSTVDFWILFLSFLCGVGTGLAVMNNMGQIGLALGYADVSLFVSMTSIWGFFGRIISGTVSEYYIKKAGTPRPLWNAASQILMAVGYILMAVALPGSLYIGSIVVGVCYGVRLAVSVPTASELFGLKYFGLIYNILILNLPLGSFLFSGLLAGLLYDAQATPTPGGGNTCAGAHCYRLVFIIMAVACVIGFGLDVLLGIRTKKIYTKIYMSRRSKKLASASNLQ, encoded by the exons ATGGGTTATCTTCAAACCTCTTCAACTTCTTTCAAAGCTACAAAATGGCTAGGCTTTGTAACTGCTGTTTGGGTCCAAGCTATTTCAGGCAACAATTACACCTTCTCAAACTATTCTGATGCACTTAAAACACTTATGAATTTGACCCAACTTGAACTCAACAATTTGTCTGTTGCTAAAGATGTTGGCAAGGCCTTTGGTTTGCTTGCTGGTCTTGCTTCTGATCGTTTGCCCACTCCTGTTATTCTTCTTATTGGTTCAATTGAAGGTCTTATTGGTTATGGTACTCAATGGCTTGTTGTTAGTAGGAGAATCCAACCCCTCTCTTACTGGCAG ATGTGCATATTCCTATGTCTAGGAGGCAACAGCACCACATGGATGAACACGGCGGTTTTAGTAACCTGCATCCGCAACTTCCGCCGCAACCGCGGCCCTGTCTCTGGAATCTTGAAGGGTTATGTAGGTCTAAGTACCGCCATATTCACCGACCTATGCGCAGCTCTATTTGCGGATGACCCTGCAAAGTTCCTTATAATGCTTGCAATCATCCCCTTTGCTGTCTGCCTCACCGCCATCGTCTTCCTCCGCGAAACCCCACCTGCCGCCACTatagaggaagaaaaggaagaaagcaAATACTTCAATTTATTCAACGTTGTTGCTGTTATCGTTGCTGTTTACTTGTTGGCATACAGTTTTATTCCAAATCCTAGCCATGTTCTTTCATCGGTGTTTTCACTTATATTACTAGTTCTTTTAGCTTCTCCATTAGCAGTTCCAGCTCATGCTTTTATTAATAGCTGGAATCTGAACCGGTTCAAGAACCAAGAAGATGTTGAAAGACAAATTCAAGAACCTTTATTGAGAGAAGATAAAACCCAGGAGAAGATTCAAGAAAAGACAGCGGAGGAGGCTGCAAAAGCAGTGGTGGAGCGAACACGAGCTGTAGAGGAGGAGAAGGCAGTGGAGGTGGTGAAGAGGAGGCCGGTTATTGGAGAGGATCATACAGTTTTTGAGGCAATGTCGACTGTTGATTTTTGGATTCTGTTTCTGTCTTTCCTTTGTGGGGTTGGCACAGGTTTGGCTGTGATGAATAATATGGGACAGATTGGTTTGGCTCTTGGATATGCTGatgtttctctctttgtttCCATGACAAGTATATGGGGATTCTTTGGAAGGATTATTTCTGGTACTGTGTCTGAGTACTACATCAA gAAAGCGGGAACACCAAGGCCTCTTTGGAATGCAGCATCTCAGATTTTAATGGCTGTTGGCTACATCCTCATGGCTGTGGCTTTGCCTGGATCCTTGTACATTGGTTCAATTGTTGTTGGCGTCTGCTACGGAGTTCGTTTAGCTGTCTCAGTCCCAACTGCCTCTGAACTGTTTGGTCTCAAGTACTTTGGTCTAATTTACAACATCTTAATCCTCAACCTTCCTCTTGGTTCCTTCCTCTTTTCTGGTCTGCTTGCCGGACTTTTATACGACGCACAAGCTACCCCGACACCAGGAGGTGGCAACACTTGTGCTGGTGCCCATTGTTATAGACTTGTGTTCATTATCATGGCCGTTGCATGTGTCATTGGGTTTGGTTTGGATGTCCTATTGGGAATCAGAACCAAGAAGATTTATACCAAGATTTACATGAGCAGAAGATCAAAGAAATTGGCTTCAGCATCCAACCTACAGTGA